The nucleotide sequence GTTCAACCAAACGTCCGACATATTCTTTACTAATAGGATCTATTTTAACCCATTCAATAATCTCAAACCCATCACGTTTGACATCTTCCCACCATACTGGTGTAAAGCTAGAAGTAATCTTATCTTCTTGAATGTACTTAATGATAACATTAGGATTATGATTTGGATCAGATGTAATCGCTGATACTAGCTCATTCCACTTTGTATTATTCATACAAGAATTAAGGTTTTTGTCACTTATTATTTTCAAAGTGTGAGCATCCATTTCATTCGTTTTGTGAGACACTTTTATTTATTAAGCATTCCCTTGGAAATCATCGAGACAATCTTGCTTCGGATCACTTCTTTTTCCAAAGAAGTTTCAGACTGCAGTTGATTTACAATCGATTCTGATACATTTTTAGAACCAAGCAAATTGCCCACCTTATATAGTTTATGAATTCTTTCTTCAATACTCATATTAATTAAAATTCGTTTTGTGAGACAATCCAGTTATTCACAAATAAAACTTAACTTCATGTAATTTGAAAAGCTATTAACTAATGAGGCAATGTATATCGACTTTCATAAATACAACTATGAATTAGTTCCCTCTCAAAAGGTAGATCAATTCAAACAAAGGGACCAGGAGAGTTATAAATCTCTGTTAAGGAGGTGGTTTGATGAAAACCTAGATGAAATAGTTGATCGAAAATGGGAAATTGAAGAAATCCATTACTTAAAAAACATAAGTGATTTCATAAAATTAGTTCGTGAAGGTGAACAGCTTTTTGAGTTTGGATTTTATACTGGTTGTATTTCACTGATTGGTGTCGCTAGTGAAGACTTTTGTAGATATATCTCCGGTCAACTGGGGAAACCGGAATATGAAAATCTCACTCAGTTTAACCGATTGAAAAACCTTAAATCTGATGGCTTAATTTCCAACGCTACATACAGTTTGCTTGATAGTATCAGGAAAATCAGGAATGATTGTTTACACTATAATCAAAACTTCAAGCAAAAGGACATTAGTGAACTCAGATCTGATGCAATCAAAGTGTTGAATAATATAAAGAACACATTGAAAAGAATGCTTGGTGAAAGTGAAGTTGATTTTCAGTCTAACTTAACTACTGTTATTTCAGAGATTGGATCGAATGAAGGCACAAGGAATAAGGACGAAATTGCGATTAAAGTAAAAAACGCAATATCACACCTTCTCAATTTTCCAGTTGCCTTTGATCCTAATTCAAAGTTTCAAATTAGGACTTCTGTCTTTGAAATATTGGAGATTGATGCGGATTATGACGAGATATCACTCAAAGATTTAATTAGTGAAATACCTGTGATTGTTGAATTTCCCAAAAAAGAGAGAGAGTACTACCAAGACAAAGAACTCAACACTAGGGATAAAGTCAGCGCAACCTTAATATCTATGATTGATCAAAACGGATTAACTGGTGAATGGACCATAATAGATATCAACAAAATATAGCTACAGCACACATTTCCAATATTCGCTTTATGAGACTAATTCTTTGCTTGTCGATTCTTGAGTTCAAGAAGATAATACTCTAGTTCATCATGAACTAGCTCTTCTAGAATTAGTAATCTGTCAGAATGTCCTTTTGGGTATGGACGCAGAAGTAATTCGTTGTGAGAATTAATATT is from Marinobacter alexandrii and encodes:
- a CDS encoding DUF4145 domain-containing protein encodes the protein MYIDFHKYNYELVPSQKVDQFKQRDQESYKSLLRRWFDENLDEIVDRKWEIEEIHYLKNISDFIKLVREGEQLFEFGFYTGCISLIGVASEDFCRYISGQLGKPEYENLTQFNRLKNLKSDGLISNATYSLLDSIRKIRNDCLHYNQNFKQKDISELRSDAIKVLNNIKNTLKRMLGESEVDFQSNLTTVISEIGSNEGTRNKDEIAIKVKNAISHLLNFPVAFDPNSKFQIRTSVFEILEIDADYDEISLKDLISEIPVIVEFPKKEREYYQDKELNTRDKVSATLISMIDQNGLTGEWTIIDINKI
- a CDS encoding DUF6678 family protein is translated as MDAHTLKIISDKNLNSCMNNTKWNELVSAITSDPNHNPNVIIKYIQEDKITSSFTPVWWEDVKRDGFEIIEWVKIDPISKEYVGRLVEPSETDYSDFIEQGLKSCNIPFELDNGIYTIYGYKPGN